Proteins from one Palaemon carinicauda isolate YSFRI2023 chromosome 44, ASM3689809v2, whole genome shotgun sequence genomic window:
- the LOC137634125 gene encoding uncharacterized protein, protein MDLLLKCSTCAEKYSEERVPRILPCGHSLCTHCTRDTLNGTKTCPECHEKLFANDVIEVPVNFPLLRLIRSLAEEKVESGELGETLVPVFTVEESSTDDFHICNCDAHGSPLSFMCCTCSTWACQDCLVVDHPVFPRGRCQILTMSDAMEKVKSDHEERANQILLVISNMRCKFDFETTINEHCLQMCPVKLSSHRRLIKRIGNHLETVERNNSRAVRRAQEFVVDLTKAVNATTSTSEVTRLGRELVDFEVKLRRHALKEKRRKMLVLQNVMDHLKLDLKILGKGKEPAHAILEEEDVGSMWSRITIRDNRLLLYSLNEGKPPIQGINIPFEYARKMIPNERTTVFYEIGNEEEVLGRVYVRLQNNSALARQVVLMCSGEKGVSYKGTFLYRYDKTHGILEGGDYENNDGSGGKAILEGTADSDSYTENWTSPGTLTGTRCSTKFQFHLKRLRRNVHMVIGKVLEGLDILREAPDLQLGEVYIRDCGLFVQMNVEDEQQEEIE, encoded by the exons ATGGATTTGCTCCTGAAGTGTTCAACATGCGCGGAAAAGTACAGCGAAGAACGCGTCCCGCGCATCCTTCCTTGTGGGCACTCACTGTGCACTCACTGTACAAGGGACACCTTGAACGGGACCAAAACCTGTCCAGAATGTCACGAAAAATTATTCGCAAATGATGTCATAGAGGTCCCCGTGAATTTCCCACTTCTAAGGCTTATACGAAGCTTGGCAGAGGAGAAAGTGGAGTCAGGCGAGCTAGGGGAGACTCTTGTGCCCGTGTTCACAGTCGAAGAATCCTCGACAGATGATTTCCACATTTGCAATTGTGATGCCCATGGCAGTCCACTGTCCTTCATGTGTTGCACTTGTAGCACGTGGGCCTGCCAAGACTGCTTGGTTGTGGATCACCCGGTCTTCCCACGCGGCAGGTGTCAGATACTGACGATGTCAGACGCCATGGAGAAAGTGAAAAGCGACCACGAGGAACGTGCCAATCAAATCCTGCTGGTGATCTCGAACATGCGATGTAAATTCGACTTCGAAACGACCATtaacgaacactgtcttcagatgTGCCCTGTCAAGCTGAGTAGCCATCGCCGCCTTATCAAACGTATAGGCAATCATTTGGAAACGGTGGAGAGGAACAACAGCCGAGCAGTGAGAAGGGCGCAGGAATTCGTCGTAGATCTGACGAAAGCAGTGAACGCAACTACGTCAACGAGTGAGGTTACAAGGTTGGGACGAGAGCTCGTCGACTTCGAGGTTAAGCTGAGGAGACACGCTCTGAAGGAAAAGCGGAGGAAAATGCTGGTGTTGCAAAATGTCATGGATCATCTAAAACTG GATCTGAAAATCCTGGGCAAGGGCAAGGAGCCAGCACACGCCATCTTGGAGGAGGAGGACGTGGGATCCATGTGGTCCCGTATCACCATCCGAGATAATCGTCTTCTGTTGTATTCCTTGAATGAAGGAAAGCCTCCCATTCAAGGAATTAACATTCCC TTCGAATACGCAAGGAAGATGATCCCCAACGAAAGAACCACGGTGTTCTACGAAATCGGAAACGAAGAAGAAGTACTGGGACGTGTTTACGTCCGACTACAGAACAACAGCGCCCTGGCCAGACAGGTCGTCCTCATGTGCTCTGGAGAGAAGGGCGTCTCTTACAAGGGCACCTTCCTCTACAGGTACGACAAGACACACGGCATCCTAGAGGGCGGAGACTACGAAAACAACGACGGCTCAGGAGGGAAAGCCATCCTCGAAGGGACAGCTGATTCAGATTCGTACACAGAGAACTGGACGTCACCTGGAACGCTCACGGGGACCAGGTGCTCCACGAAATTTCAGTTTCACCTGAAGCGTCTTCGGAGGAATGTTCATATGGTCATTGGGAAGGTCCTGGAGGGCCTGGACATCCTGCGAGAGGCGCCTGACCTACAATTAGGAGAGGTTTATATCAGAGATTGTGGGCTGTTCGTCCAGATGAATGTGGAAGACGAACAGCAAGAGGAAATAGAATGA